Part of the Henckelia pumila isolate YLH828 chromosome 2, ASM3356847v2, whole genome shotgun sequence genome is shown below.
CATCCTACTGATCCAGCCAAAATACCTCGATCCCGAGCATACTTTCAGGTATGCTTTTCCTTACCAGTATCGATGTAGTGGCCTGAGGAAGTTTTCTTGTATTGGCTTGTCACTTTCTTATGCGAGTGTGTCATGTTTTTTTTATGCCAGGTCTGTTGAAAAGCTCTTGTCTTCTGCTGTTGTGGATCATTGCAAATTAGCCTACACAAATCTTTTGTACCTTTATGGCTTTGGTTCTTATTCAAAAGTTAATTGCTGTTTCATTATTGAGTTCTGGATTTCAGGAAATATTCTGACATGGAGTCAATGGATTGTATAAAGGTCGAGCTATAGGACAGTGAAAAAGCAGTTGTGTTTATTTCGGTTTTTTTGGCCATTACATTGATGGTTTAGTTCTATTTTCACGCGGATTAGTTGGAGCTTTTATAACGTGGTAGTTTCAACTTGATGAGCTGGCTCTGCAGATTATTGTTCTCTTAATCTTTTCTCAGATGGGTTGATGTGTAGTGGATTTTAGTGAAATGCTAGTCGGATCTTGTTAAAGCTGTTGAATTTAGTTGAACCATTTATGAAGATTAATTTTAATGTCCCTCTTATCTGAAACGCATAAATTTCTGGGTGTCAGGAATTATGCGTCATTTTTAGGGTGTCATTATATGTGTCTCTTAATTTCTCGAAAAAGACAGGGTAAAAAGATGCTTTGATCTTGAAGTGGTGAAAGATTCTATTTTTACTCATTCTCAAGCCATCTTATTCAGGCATTTGGATATTTGTTCAGCCTGGTGGCTTCAAGTACCTCCATTTATATAACAGTATTTGGCCTGCCTGTCAATGTCTTATGACAGCATGATGACCGTGGTATTGCCAGGCAAGATGGGAGAGGTTTCAGTCGCCGGACAGACAGTGGTGAGGTTTTTGAAGATTAATTTTTCCTTGTTTAGGGTTTCCATTTCTAAAGTTTGTGATATGCATGAAGGATTTTATATGGATTTGAGTATTTCATGAATCTGTTATGTTCTTCGTTTTTCCTACCTAGAAGCGTTTCTATCAAACTACAGTTGGAATAAGAATACTGTTGGTTGGCATTCTTAAGAATGTGAAATTGTTCGGTTTCCAATGGAGTTGTGCTTCGTTACTTCATCGATTATGATGTATAAAATCATCAGAATTTACTGCTTGTTTCACTTGTAGTAAATCAGTGATAGGGTAACATCTTTCTTTATTCTGTATTTAATATTTAAGGATTAAATTGTAAAATATTTATTGTCTTGTGAAGAACGTGGATGGTGGAGGGATCACAAGGCGCAGCAAAACAGCAGGACAGAAAATAAAATGTTATCAAGTGATACGCGACGGAAGGATGAGAAAGAGATGGATAACAGAGAAAATAATACATGGCGTCATGATGGATACTTTGAAATGGAGGCAAATCCAAAGCCTCCTGGACGTAAGAGGCCTTCCTTTAGTGAGCAAAAGATTACCACTGCAGATCCTGAGAAAGAGGACAAATCAGCACCATCTGCAAATCCCATGCTGCCAAACCCTGAAGACCGTtctgccaaaagtgagaagcgAGAGGAAAGAGTGCACCATTCACGATATTCTGACAAACCCGAAAGACCTCTTGCACGTGAGAGGGAATCAAGCAAGGGCGAGCCGTGGAGAGGTAACTTTACAtctagagataggcacggtagCAGCGGTAGA
Proteins encoded:
- the LOC140881676 gene encoding uncharacterized protein, with the translated sequence MSRREDRSSDSKRHRSRFDREPSPKRSRRDGKPATERPHSHPELDKDKSSSDQRHHRRLQDALPLEAPLGRDAKVETGMVSKESEEKFNGDPEGSNHPTDPAKIPRSRAYFQHDDRGIARQDGRGFSRRTDSERGWWRDHKAQQNSRTENKMLSSDTRRKDEKEMDNRENNTWRHDGYFEMEANPKPPGRKRPSFSEQKITTADPEKEDKSAPSANPMLPNPEDRSAKSEKREERVHHSRYSDKPERPLARERESSKGEPWRGNFTSRDRHGSSGRYRGKDQFTARQGYRPLGDGGRVEKWKHDLYNETNRSPTPKNDEDQISKIEALLAS